Genomic segment of Planctomycetaceae bacterium:
GAAGTCACGCTGCCGGACGGTCGTCCGGGTCGCGCCGCGGGAATCCGCTTCCTGCCATCCGTCGAAGGCGAAGTGGTGGCCGCGCCGGAGTCAGCGTCCGCGGACACCGACGATTTGGGACGGCATGACGACGATCACGACGATCGGGACGACGTGGATTTTTCCGGCCGCGTGCATGTCGTGCTGGTCGTCGCCAGAGACACGCTGGACATGGAAGCGTCGCTGGCGGAGTTCGCCTGGCTGCTGGTCGGTTCCGGTTGTGTCGCCGCGGCGGGAATTCTCGGAATTCTGGCCCTGCTGGTGACTCGCCATTTGCGGCCGCTGCAGTCTCTTGCGCGCCAGATCAGCGGCGTTGACGAGCAGCGCCTGAACAACCGGTTTGCCCTTGCCGACGGGCCGGCGGAACTGCAGCCTGTTGTCGCGCGGCTGAATGAGCTGATGGCGCGGCTGGAAGCGGCGTTTCTGCGTGAGAAGACGTTTACCGCGGACATCGCACACGAACTCCGGACGCCGTTGGCCGGAATTCGATCCATTCTGGAAGTCGGGCTCAGCCGTCAGCGCGACGCTGCCAGCTATCGCACATCGCTGGAGAAATGTCTGCGGATCAGCGACGAGACGGAGACGATCATTTCGACGCTGTTATCGCTGTCCAGAATCGAAAGCGGCCAGGAAACTCTGGACTGCGATCCACTCGACGTAAGCCGCTTTCTGACCGGCGGCTGGCGGACGTTCGATTCAAAGGCCCGGGAACGGAATGTGGACGTTCAATGGTGTTGCCGGGAAGGCGCGATTCTTCACACCGATCGCGACAAATTACAGGTCGCTGTCAGCAACCTGTTCGACAATGCCGCGACCTATGTCGATGACGGCGGTGAAGTGCGGATCACCACGCAGGTCACCGGCGATCGGTTCGAAATCGCGATCTCAAACACCGGCTGCCGTCTGACGACCGATCAGGTGACCAGGGTCTTTGATCGGTTCTGGCGAGCGGATACGGCACGGTCGGATACCGGGACTCACGCCGGACTTGGCCTGGCACTCACTGACAGGATCATCCGCTTTCTTGACGGGACGCTGTCCGCAAACGTCAGCGACGGGCGATTTCGGGTCGCCATCAGCCTGCCGTCGAATCAGGTTTCGCTGGCGTCGGATGCTGACGAATCCGAACTGGATCTTCCGGCGACCGAACAGCATTCGTCCGCGGGCCCGGTTGCGATCAATTCGACGTGACGATCTGCCAGGGCCTGTCATGCGACCGTTGCGGGCCGCGTTGTTCTGCGGGTCCGGGTTCCGGATTCGATCTGGCATTGACCAAAGCTTTCGTGTCGGCAAAAAATGCCGACCTTTTCATCTTACAGTGGATCCATCGGAACGGGCGAAATGGACTTCGGGAAACGCCGCCGGCGCGGCTTCACCATGATTGAGTTACTGACCGTCGTGTGCATCGTGGGGATCCTTGTGGCGCTGCTGTTGCCGGCGGTCCAGCAGGCTCGCGAAGCCGCCAGGCGCCTGCATTGCCGCAACAATCTGCGGCAGATCGGAATCGCCCTGCACAGCTACCAGGCCTCGTTCGGTGCTTTTCCTCCGGGCGAACTGGGAGCCATTGACCACCAGGGACAGGGCTGCGAACCGCATGAACTTCCGGTCGAGGACAATCCGACCGCCTGCACAGACTACCAGTCGTGGACTGCACTTTGTCTGGCTCACCTGGACCAGCAGCCGCTGTCGAGCCGCTATGACTTCGACGAAGCCTGGAGCAGCCTGAAGAACCGGCCGGTTGTCAGCGTGCCGCTTCCGGTGTTTCAGTGCCCGTCAGTCACCGGGACGGAGCGATATGACCGGCACCATGTCGTCGGCGCCGCGGCGACCGACTACGGCTCCATCAGCCGTGTGGAAAAGAAAGTCTACACCGACGTGTTCGGCATCGCGGCTCCCGGTCAGGCGGCCCGGCGCGGTGCATTGGGAGAATACGAAGCCAATCGACCCGCTGATATTTCCGACGGGCTGTCGACCACGATGATGGTCGCCGAATGCGCAGCACGGCCGGATGCCTGGGTGCTGGGAAAACAGATGTCTGCGTCTCAGTTCATGCACTACACCGATGACGACATTGTGCAGGACGGCGGCCGACTGATTGCCGAAAGCGGAATCGGCTGGGCGGATCCGGACGCGGGATTCCATGTCAGCGGCGTGCGTTCCGACGGAGTCACGGTCTACGGCCCGGTGTTTATCAACGGCATCAACGTCGGCGAAACTTACAGCTTTCATTCCGGCGGCGCTCAGGTGCTGTTCTCGGACGGATCTGTGACGTTCCTTTCGGAGCACATCGATTCGTGGGTCTACATCAGCCTGTGTACGCGAGCC
This window contains:
- a CDS encoding ATP-binding protein; this encodes MNTSLRTRLLLAILGTIIVVLSATQYGLYAMIRRQLYSEFDQLLGSRARALAALIEQAGDEIEIEFHEHAMQEFARGVRPEYYQVWHEDGTVLARSRQLNGHDLIILQGDLVVPAIREVTLPDGRPGRAAGIRFLPSVEGEVVAAPESASADTDDLGRHDDDHDDRDDVDFSGRVHVVLVVARDTLDMEASLAEFAWLLVGSGCVAAAGILGILALLVTRHLRPLQSLARQISGVDEQRLNNRFALADGPAELQPVVARLNELMARLEAAFLREKTFTADIAHELRTPLAGIRSILEVGLSRQRDAASYRTSLEKCLRISDETETIISTLLSLSRIESGQETLDCDPLDVSRFLTGGWRTFDSKARERNVDVQWCCREGAILHTDRDKLQVAVSNLFDNAATYVDDGGEVRITTQVTGDRFEIAISNTGCRLTTDQVTRVFDRFWRADTARSDTGTHAGLGLALTDRIIRFLDGTLSANVSDGRFRVAISLPSNQVSLASDADESELDLPATEQHSSAGPVAINST
- a CDS encoding DUF1559 domain-containing protein, with product MDFGKRRRRGFTMIELLTVVCIVGILVALLLPAVQQAREAARRLHCRNNLRQIGIALHSYQASFGAFPPGELGAIDHQGQGCEPHELPVEDNPTACTDYQSWTALCLAHLDQQPLSSRYDFDEAWSSLKNRPVVSVPLPVFQCPSVTGTERYDRHHVVGAAATDYGSISRVEKKVYTDVFGIAAPGQAARRGALGEYEANRPADISDGLSTTMMVAECAARPDAWVLGKQMSASQFMHYTDDDIVQDGGRLIAESGIGWADPDAGFHVSGVRSDGVTVYGPVFINGINVGETYSFHSGGAQVLFSDGSVTFLSEHIDSWVYISLCTRAGGEVVGDF